From Zavarzinella sp., one genomic window encodes:
- a CDS encoding sulfatase-like hydrolase/transferase produces the protein MLHSIRRSLIALLLLAIYGHSFAADKPNVVYILSDDVGWGDLSVHGGGVPTPNIDKLFRRGLELTQFMGWCVCSPTRAMFLTGRHPIRVGTGPEVGGELELEETTIAEGFKANGYRTGVFGKWHNGNDPDSPEYRAAFAEAFKNMPNKKPNFGHGVNAHGFDEAWVYYGGGADYFTRKTVQGRGPVSWWHNLEFREKDEGYTDDLVTKYAIDFIRDSKEKPFFCYIPFHIAHAPLQAKENDLAAIDAKQAAKLPAANAKATAENKRIHAAMLQSMDKNVAAIVAELEKLKLLDNTILVFTSDNGAMAEGSSLPLRGHKHTIYDGGVRLPTVIHWPKGGLVGGTKWNGLCGGLDMFPTLISMTGSTMPKTRPLDGKDVWPALRDRKPSPVENYYFIWRDEDALRTDKWKLHRFFDRFELYDITTDEVEARNVADAHPDVVKELTARMDEWADSMGIAVSHRPAPARYHAKPAPSGEVLAVTVTITDKAKPKDRLAVTVANWAASQFATDWVEFDIAFSPGTPKRHPYFSTLEGNNSKPFGPLFKPGTAADQFGRDQSTGPGIADGKSTWEHRIIGLSSTAPGPLGKHGVVFPGGTPGTFTVYIDNLRIRHLDGTTTPLWTSGKDTRTSKFTDSELFKDLKIRTVDVNDVGK, from the coding sequence ATGCTCCACAGTATCCGTCGCTCACTCATTGCTTTGCTCCTGCTCGCCATATATGGGCACTCTTTTGCCGCAGATAAGCCGAACGTGGTTTACATCCTGTCGGACGATGTGGGCTGGGGAGACCTCAGCGTCCACGGTGGGGGTGTACCGACACCGAATATCGATAAGCTGTTCCGCCGGGGCTTGGAGTTAACCCAATTCATGGGTTGGTGCGTCTGCTCGCCCACTCGTGCGATGTTTCTCACTGGCCGCCACCCGATTCGTGTGGGCACTGGCCCGGAAGTGGGAGGTGAACTTGAACTCGAAGAAACCACCATTGCCGAAGGGTTCAAAGCCAATGGCTACCGCACGGGGGTATTCGGTAAATGGCACAACGGCAACGACCCGGACTCGCCTGAGTATCGTGCTGCGTTTGCCGAGGCTTTCAAGAACATGCCGAACAAGAAGCCCAACTTCGGACACGGTGTGAACGCACACGGTTTCGATGAAGCCTGGGTGTATTACGGTGGTGGTGCGGATTACTTTACCCGCAAGACAGTACAGGGTCGTGGGCCCGTTTCCTGGTGGCACAACCTCGAGTTCCGAGAAAAGGATGAAGGCTACACGGACGACCTGGTGACGAAGTATGCCATCGACTTCATCCGAGATAGCAAGGAGAAGCCCTTCTTCTGCTACATTCCGTTTCATATTGCCCATGCCCCGCTTCAGGCGAAGGAAAACGACCTCGCTGCCATCGATGCAAAGCAGGCTGCTAAACTTCCAGCGGCAAACGCGAAAGCAACCGCTGAGAACAAGCGAATCCACGCCGCCATGCTTCAGTCGATGGACAAAAATGTCGCTGCCATCGTGGCGGAGCTAGAAAAGCTGAAGTTGCTCGACAACACCATCTTGGTATTCACCAGCGACAATGGAGCGATGGCCGAAGGCAGCAGCCTGCCACTGCGTGGGCACAAGCACACCATCTACGATGGCGGGGTGCGACTGCCAACAGTGATTCACTGGCCCAAGGGTGGTCTTGTTGGCGGGACGAAGTGGAACGGCCTGTGTGGTGGTCTAGACATGTTCCCAACGCTGATCTCGATGACTGGTTCCACCATGCCGAAGACCCGACCACTTGACGGGAAGGATGTGTGGCCTGCTCTCCGCGATCGCAAGCCCAGCCCAGTGGAAAACTACTACTTCATCTGGCGGGACGAAGACGCACTTCGCACGGACAAGTGGAAGCTGCACCGTTTTTTTGACCGCTTTGAGTTGTACGATATTACCACCGATGAGGTGGAGGCCAGGAACGTTGCAGATGCCCACCCGGACGTGGTGAAGGAACTTACGGCCAGGATGGATGAATGGGCAGACTCGATGGGTATTGCGGTCAGTCATCGACCGGCCCCAGCCAGGTATCACGCCAAACCGGCCCCATCTGGGGAGGTGCTGGCCGTGACGGTGACCATTACCGACAAAGCCAAGCCGAAAGACCGCCTTGCCGTTACTGTGGCGAACTGGGCTGCATCGCAATTCGCTACCGACTGGGTCGAGTTCGACATCGCTTTTTCACCAGGCACTCCGAAGCGGCACCCGTACTTCTCTACGCTGGAAGGGAATAATTCCAAGCCATTCGGCCCACTGTTCAAGCCTGGGACTGCAGCAGACCAGTTCGGCCGCGACCAGAGCACGGGCCCTGGCATCGCTGATGGCAAAAGCACCTGGGAACACCGGATCATTGGCTTGTCGAGCACGGCACCTGGTCCCTTGGGCAAACACGGTGTGGTATTTCCCGGTGGCACCCCGGGCACGTTCACCGTCTACATCGACAATCTCCGCATCCGCCACCTGGACGGGACAACGACACCGTTATGGACCAGCGGCAAAGATACTCGAACCAGCAAGTTTACTGATAGCGAATTGTTCAAAGATCTGAAGATCCGCACCGTCGATGTGAACGATGTGGGTAAGTGA
- the nusB gene encoding transcription antitermination factor NusB, protein MTRRSRAREVVLQLLFQWDLNRAVREESIHQFIHERLKNGEAEQFCLELYQGVIDHQSKIDALISQSSENWKIQRMAPTDRNVLRMGTYEMEFAPTKTPAPVALDEAIELSRRYGSADSSSFVNGVLDKIYQHLTGESLAKAAQAAVPPADVVPETTEPDAPPSDAAE, encoded by the coding sequence ATGACACGGCGATCACGTGCACGGGAAGTTGTTTTACAATTGTTGTTTCAATGGGATCTCAATCGTGCGGTAAGAGAAGAATCGATTCATCAGTTCATCCACGAACGACTGAAAAACGGTGAAGCGGAGCAGTTTTGTCTGGAATTGTACCAGGGGGTCATCGATCATCAGTCGAAAATTGATGCCTTGATCAGCCAGTCTTCCGAAAACTGGAAAATTCAGCGAATGGCACCCACTGATCGCAATGTATTGCGGATGGGCACGTACGAAATGGAATTTGCGCCCACCAAAACGCCCGCACCTGTTGCATTAGATGAGGCAATTGAATTGTCTCGCCGTTATGGGTCCGCAGATTCCTCCTCATTCGTCAATGGGGTGCTGGACAAAATCTACCAGCATCTGACCGGTGAATCACTGGCGAAGGCTGCCCAGGCAGCAGTGCCACCTGCCGACGTGGTACCCGAAACCACAGAACCCGACGCACCTCCTTCCGATGCGGCGGAATAG
- the ftsH gene encoding ATP-dependent zinc metalloprotease FtsH has translation MQKRKSYPSLVYGIPISILLVLGLRIIWNPWADEKELEYGQFLHLLDTPTVVWQDVVVRDAEIQGKIRFQQADPHVPTGLELNKTYPFVVTRPPGNEDFSLFDRLKKSLPTFQVKRGRSTFGWIISILYFVVAALAVVALFLYFGLGNRSLAFGKSRHRVFSRASTITFKDVAGIDEAKHELSQVVDFLKNRDRYTRLGARIPRGVLLVGPPGTGKTLLALSVAGEADVPFLSISGSEFVEMYVGVGASRVRDLFRDAGRQAPCIVFIDELDALGRSRGGAAHTAHQEREQTLNQLLVEMDGFDANQGIFIIAATNRPEVLDTALLRPGRFDRTVVVDRPDVDGREQILQVHTQKIQLDSSVNLRKVANLTPGLAGADLANIVNEAALLAAKRNANSVTMTDMNEAIERGAIGLERKSRIMLFEEKQRIAVHEAGHALVACALPDSDLVHKVSIIPRGLAGGYVLQRPENDRLIIRQKELEARIQVALGGTIAEELTFQELSSGATADLQHATQLAEQMVREYGMSKLGRIYYAAPGTRFLESTPESGPQLSEATLREIDMEIRRILQDALEQVRTLLETSHETLTLVTERLITKEVLEDKELFELLYGSGFPLSDKVRTRMQLSGMLKQVDNG, from the coding sequence ATGCAAAAACGGAAAAGCTACCCATCGCTGGTATACGGCATACCGATCTCCATTCTGCTGGTGCTGGGCCTGCGTATCATCTGGAATCCCTGGGCAGACGAAAAAGAACTGGAATACGGCCAGTTTCTGCACCTGTTAGATACTCCCACGGTGGTGTGGCAGGATGTCGTGGTGCGTGATGCCGAAATTCAGGGGAAGATTCGCTTTCAACAGGCCGATCCCCACGTTCCGACTGGGTTGGAATTGAACAAAACCTACCCGTTTGTGGTCACCCGCCCACCAGGAAATGAGGATTTCTCATTATTTGACCGGTTGAAGAAGTCGTTGCCCACCTTTCAGGTGAAACGTGGGCGATCAACGTTCGGCTGGATCATTTCGATTCTCTATTTTGTGGTTGCCGCCTTGGCGGTGGTGGCACTTTTCCTTTATTTCGGGCTGGGCAATCGCAGTTTGGCGTTCGGCAAAAGCAGACACCGTGTCTTTTCACGTGCCAGCACCATCACCTTCAAAGATGTGGCAGGAATCGACGAAGCGAAGCACGAACTGAGCCAGGTGGTGGACTTTCTGAAAAATCGTGACCGCTACACCCGCCTGGGGGCCCGCATCCCACGTGGGGTGCTGCTGGTTGGCCCACCCGGAACGGGGAAAACCCTGCTGGCGTTATCGGTAGCTGGTGAAGCGGATGTGCCCTTCCTTTCTATCAGTGGCAGTGAATTTGTCGAAATGTATGTGGGCGTGGGTGCCAGCCGCGTGCGGGATCTTTTTCGTGATGCCGGCCGTCAGGCACCCTGTATTGTCTTTATTGACGAACTGGACGCACTGGGCCGCAGTCGAGGTGGGGCTGCACACACTGCCCACCAGGAACGGGAACAGACGCTGAACCAACTTCTGGTGGAAATGGATGGCTTTGATGCCAACCAGGGGATCTTTATTATTGCTGCCACCAACCGGCCGGAGGTATTGGATACTGCCCTGCTGCGACCAGGTAGATTCGACCGCACCGTGGTGGTGGATCGACCAGATGTCGATGGGAGAGAGCAGATTCTGCAGGTACACACGCAAAAGATACAGTTAGATTCATCCGTCAACCTGCGAAAAGTGGCGAATCTAACCCCTGGCCTGGCTGGGGCCGACCTGGCCAATATTGTCAATGAAGCCGCACTGCTGGCCGCAAAGCGAAATGCCAATTCGGTAACCATGACCGACATGAACGAGGCGATTGAACGTGGGGCGATTGGTCTGGAACGCAAAAGCCGCATCATGCTGTTTGAAGAAAAACAACGGATTGCGGTACACGAAGCGGGCCACGCACTGGTGGCCTGTGCCCTACCCGACAGCGACCTGGTTCACAAGGTGTCAATCATCCCACGTGGGCTGGCAGGGGGTTATGTGCTGCAGCGACCTGAGAATGATCGCTTGATTATCAGGCAGAAAGAACTGGAAGCCCGCATTCAGGTGGCGCTTGGGGGAACAATTGCGGAGGAATTAACCTTTCAGGAATTAAGCAGTGGTGCCACTGCCGACTTGCAGCACGCCACGCAGTTAGCGGAGCAGATGGTGCGTGAATATGGCATGAGCAAACTGGGCCGGATCTATTACGCCGCACCTGGTACGCGATTTTTGGAAAGCACGCCAGAAAGTGGCCCGCAGCTCAGTGAAGCGACGTTGCGTGAAATTGACATGGAGATACGGCGAATTTTGCAGGACGCACTGGAACAGGTCCGCACGCTGCTGGAAACGTCCCACGAAACGTTGACATTGGTAACAGAACGGCTGATTACCAAAGAAGTGCTGGAAGACAAGGAGCTGTTCGAACTGCTGTATGGCAGCGGCTTCCCGTTAAGTGATAAAGTCCGCACCCGCATGCAACTTTCGGGAATGCTCAAGCAGGTAGACAACGGGTGA
- a CDS encoding sulfatase, whose product MTTLRIALFLFLNLANLAYAAEKPNIVMIFVDDWAWYGTPVRMDDSMPNSQMPILSMPNLEKMARDGMKFRNAYAGAPQCSPSRVCLQTGRSAARNGFTVFMTPPKGDAIFDTNKTYSQFPVIPCTSDATIDKDAITIPEALKPLGYVSAHFGKWHMRGNPEDEGYAAHDGDTSNKPGNENLPGDPKLMFSVTKRSLEFIESQSKVGKPFYLQISHYAMHEGRDCLPETREKYAKHPTLQAYYKTQTKKLSLKNDPATWLGMGEDLDGRIGAILDKLQQLGIRDNTYVIVTADNGYRHSFFPNLEQPLHAAKWWTWQGGLRVPMIVTGPGIKGGSVCSDNVVNYDFLPTFVEWAGGDPRKLKDIDGVSLAGIVRGDKTESTFRDRFLYFHYPHYRTSMPHSAIVSGNRKVMHFYEAPDVPMLFDLSDEREVKNIADQLPEVHRKLHDEMMRYFKEVGARIPKPNPNYDAAVYSQAKQYEIIKLWGPFKGERPLESDEKK is encoded by the coding sequence ATGACAACATTACGAATAGCACTCTTTTTATTTCTGAATCTGGCGAATCTTGCGTACGCGGCAGAGAAGCCAAACATCGTGATGATTTTTGTCGACGACTGGGCCTGGTACGGTACACCCGTGCGGATGGACGACTCCATGCCGAATTCCCAGATGCCGATCCTAAGCATGCCGAACCTCGAAAAAATGGCCCGTGACGGTATGAAGTTTCGAAACGCTTACGCCGGTGCACCACAGTGCTCGCCTTCTCGAGTCTGTCTGCAAACTGGCCGATCTGCGGCTCGGAACGGATTCACGGTATTTATGACCCCGCCAAAAGGCGATGCGATCTTCGATACCAACAAAACGTATTCACAGTTCCCCGTTATTCCATGCACCTCGGATGCCACGATCGACAAAGATGCAATCACGATCCCGGAGGCACTCAAGCCCCTGGGTTATGTTTCTGCGCATTTCGGCAAATGGCACATGCGTGGAAACCCCGAGGATGAAGGCTATGCTGCGCATGACGGCGATACATCAAATAAGCCTGGAAATGAAAATCTCCCCGGCGACCCCAAATTGATGTTCAGTGTCACAAAGAGATCGCTCGAATTCATCGAATCTCAATCGAAAGTTGGTAAACCTTTTTATCTGCAAATCTCGCACTATGCAATGCACGAAGGCCGAGATTGCCTGCCTGAAACTCGCGAGAAGTACGCCAAACATCCGACTCTCCAGGCTTACTACAAAACCCAAACTAAGAAACTGTCCCTCAAAAACGACCCCGCGACCTGGCTTGGGATGGGAGAAGACCTCGATGGTCGGATCGGTGCAATTCTGGACAAACTCCAACAGCTCGGCATTCGTGACAACACGTATGTGATCGTAACTGCCGACAATGGCTACCGGCACTCGTTCTTTCCCAATTTGGAGCAACCCTTGCATGCGGCGAAATGGTGGACGTGGCAAGGGGGATTACGTGTGCCCATGATCGTCACAGGCCCTGGCATCAAGGGCGGCTCGGTCTGTAGTGATAATGTGGTGAATTACGATTTCCTTCCCACGTTCGTGGAATGGGCCGGAGGTGATCCCAGGAAACTCAAAGACATCGATGGTGTCAGTCTTGCCGGCATCGTGCGTGGAGACAAAACAGAGTCGACGTTCCGCGACCGTTTCCTCTACTTCCACTATCCGCATTATCGCACCAGTATGCCCCATTCGGCTATCGTTTCGGGCAACCGAAAAGTGATGCATTTCTACGAGGCACCTGATGTTCCCATGTTGTTTGATCTGAGCGACGAACGGGAGGTGAAAAATATCGCCGACCAGTTGCCGGAGGTACATCGGAAATTGCACGATGAGATGATGCGTTATTTCAAGGAGGTCGGTGCAAGGATTCCGAAGCCGAATCCGAACTACGACGCGGCGGTATACTCCCAGGCGAAACAATACGAGATCATCAAACTCTGGGGACCGTTCAAAGGCGAACGTCCTCTCGAATCTGACGAGAAGAAGTGA
- a CDS encoding polymorphic toxin-type HINT domain-containing protein, with the protein MTTRNLITQLNVQCDTPLRTPTGSMRADEIAIGDLLLSQDEFDPNGGIEAKAVEEVFIHVAPILNLHVGGRIICTTAEHPFYEKDQVWVPAKFLQPGDLLQSEEQQYLPVEGVADSGEVETVYNFRISDYHTYFVGDPTLGLERLGPQSMRYSKTGHTGERAARAVLRKGGHKILGSLQNNSGHGIDLVTKKNGKYYFWEAKGSTANNFSLSRHKQKVDNIL; encoded by the coding sequence TTGACAACTCGAAACCTAATCACTCAGCTTAATGTTCAGTGCGATACACCTTTGCGGACGCCTACTGGCAGTATGAGAGCTGATGAGATTGCTATCGGCGATCTGTTGCTTTCGCAAGACGAATTCGATCCGAACGGCGGCATTGAAGCAAAAGCGGTTGAAGAAGTATTCATTCACGTTGCACCGATTCTTAATCTGCATGTGGGTGGCAGGATCATCTGCACCACAGCCGAGCATCCGTTTTATGAGAAAGACCAGGTGTGGGTGCCCGCGAAGTTTCTGCAGCCCGGGGATCTGCTACAGTCGGAGGAACAACAGTATCTGCCTGTCGAAGGCGTGGCCGATAGTGGCGAAGTCGAAACGGTTTATAACTTCCGCATCAGCGACTACCACACCTACTTCGTCGGCGACCCCACCCTGGGGCTGGAGCGCCTGGGCCCACAATCAATGCGCTACAGCAAAACTGGGCATACAGGCGAGCGGGCTGCCCGCGCAGTATTGCGGAAAGGTGGACACAAAATACTTGGTTCGTTACAGAACAATAGTGGCCACGGAATCGATTTGGTTACAAAAAAGAATGGCAAATACTACTTTTGGGAAGCAAAAGGCTCAACCGCCAATAATTTTTCACTTAGTCGGCACAAGCAAAAGGTCGACAATATTTTGTAA
- a CDS encoding PHP domain-containing protein — protein sequence MRRNSFTAICQAMAQGGTRTPRIDLHMHSTASDGDFSPHEVLQRAEKQRLYAISLTDHDTVAGCRTILAYLQAKSSPVRFIPGVELTCQFQGMEYHLLGYQPDLEHQQLNKCLIELQHARRERAFTIAELLSEEAPTLLGAVQQLPAECSLGRRHLAKLLIQQGYSSSIHGAFEHFLKRPAISAIPKARLDLCEAIKLLADAGGISSLAHPPEDISLESLHYLRSVGLNALECEYPWPGKKRRQHCRELARAAGLAISGGSDCHGAAPVARSIGHCGINLVEFQQLFSTNLTIV from the coding sequence ATGCGGCGGAATAGCTTTACTGCGATTTGTCAGGCGATGGCCCAGGGCGGGACACGCACCCCCCGGATCGATTTACACATGCACAGCACTGCCAGCGATGGTGATTTTTCACCACATGAAGTGCTTCAACGTGCGGAAAAACAAAGACTTTACGCCATTTCGTTGACCGACCACGACACCGTAGCTGGGTGCCGCACCATTCTGGCGTACTTACAGGCAAAATCTTCTCCGGTTCGCTTCATTCCAGGCGTGGAACTGACCTGCCAGTTTCAGGGGATGGAATACCACCTGCTGGGCTATCAGCCCGATCTGGAACACCAACAATTAAACAAGTGTCTGATTGAATTGCAGCATGCACGGCGGGAGCGGGCATTCACCATTGCAGAATTGCTTTCTGAAGAGGCCCCCACCTTGTTGGGTGCGGTGCAGCAACTCCCAGCGGAATGCTCGTTGGGACGTCGCCACCTTGCCAAACTGCTGATTCAGCAAGGCTATTCAAGCTCCATTCACGGTGCTTTTGAGCATTTTTTGAAGCGACCAGCAATTTCCGCCATTCCCAAAGCCCGCCTGGACCTGTGCGAAGCAATCAAATTACTGGCCGATGCCGGTGGAATCAGTTCGCTGGCTCACCCACCAGAAGATATTTCATTAGAATCTCTTCATTATCTGCGTTCGGTGGGCTTGAACGCACTGGAATGTGAATATCCCTGGCCCGGAAAGAAGCGCCGGCAGCACTGTCGGGAACTGGCACGTGCAGCCGGTTTGGCCATTTCCGGTGGCAGCGATTGCCACGGTGCCGCACCCGTGGCACGTTCTATCGGGCATTGTGGCATCAACCTTGTAGAATTTCAACAGTTGTTCTCGACCAATCTGACAATTGTTTAA
- a CDS encoding leucine-rich repeat domain-containing protein — protein MNSDSTIELDDPEHKTPASTLTDEAAAAPESAWFFALFKSAMLYLGIVTAYLTALVGLVAIWKEFIAQKDEQANLAIYTIAGILLLPLLLAFLFNLLPASRRRRERSLRPTGLGKTGYFTTAPREDDPYKFFANGYEPFLQWAASPKAPLLYLTGLSGAGKSSLLGAYLKPQLAAEGLEQKTILLTIRSYNDPLASLKEALLVLWKKKPDDYADLTPMAALRRAERQLAADCRLLIAFDQFEEYFLLRGSAARGENQPLNSTETTIIIDESTLTPIRDFLKDFLTNPPGRTTILLSYRDDHHRLLAPLQLPVREEGKNWMTIEPLDFATAAKFLRSCPGLNVPEERMKHVLHEAARQEGSRVVMRPIVANFLGLILQRMSNHPLLWRRTDDLLRGYVRDCLGDEIKEERGRVLRALLTDFHTARPRSVSDIAQETGLETTALDVQLEQFGHAGLVRCVSADAADHGRRVFQISHDFLATLIERVLDGMHRTFWRIVRPWLAPTTTVLVIGLVFIFPWVQKQRAIEHLANAGFTWNESTSTITVGTEEGRSIKKLDHLKAAFRRLKPRNLDLSGCKALQNVHGLKGLTSLQTLDLSRRDRDQFLNGPPFFMSLQNVDDLKGLTSLQTLDLSGCASLQNVDGLNGLTSLTTLDLSGCASLQNVDGLNGLTSLQTLDLRDCESLRNVDGLKELTSLRTLDLSDCRSLQNVDGLKELTSLRTLDLSDCRSLQNVDGLEKFTSLTQLELRGCSKLQNVEGFRGLTLLQTLDLKQCLSLENVNGLNGLKSLRNLDLSDCRSLQNVDGLNGLTSLQILDLSGCDSLQNVNGLEKLTALQTLDLSGCDSLQNVNGLEKLTALQTLDLNNCSSLQNVDGLEKLTSLQTLYLSSCDSLQNLNGIEKLTALQTISLGGYTSLQNVNGLEKLTSLQTLYLYYCDSLQNLNGIEKLTALQTLYLSSCDSLQNLNGIEKLTALQTLYLSDCDSLQNLNGLKGLTSLQTLHLNDCDSLQNLNGIEKLTSLRTLDLNNCSSLQNVDVLQGLTSLTTLDLGSCKALKNLNGIEKLTSLRTLDLRYCNSLPRESWATLKTSLPNTKIIFP, from the coding sequence ATGAATTCAGATTCAACAATCGAACTTGATGACCCTGAGCATAAAACGCCTGCGTCTACTCTTACGGATGAAGCCGCCGCCGCCCCAGAATCAGCATGGTTTTTTGCACTCTTTAAAAGCGCAATGCTCTATCTTGGCATTGTAACAGCTTACTTGACTGCTCTGGTTGGTTTGGTGGCCATCTGGAAGGAGTTCATTGCCCAAAAGGATGAACAGGCAAATCTTGCGATCTATACGATTGCAGGCATCCTCCTGCTCCCGCTCCTTCTCGCATTTTTGTTTAACCTTCTTCCTGCTTCGCGGCGTCGCCGCGAACGTAGTCTGCGTCCGACGGGGCTCGGTAAAACCGGCTATTTTACGACGGCTCCACGTGAGGATGATCCGTACAAGTTTTTTGCCAACGGCTACGAACCGTTTCTACAGTGGGCTGCTTCACCAAAGGCCCCGTTGCTCTATCTCACAGGTTTGTCCGGTGCAGGCAAGTCTTCACTGCTGGGCGCTTATCTCAAGCCACAACTCGCAGCGGAGGGCCTCGAACAAAAGACAATTCTCCTCACGATTCGCAGCTACAACGATCCTTTAGCCTCGCTGAAAGAAGCACTGCTTGTGCTCTGGAAGAAAAAACCCGACGACTATGCAGATCTGACGCCGATGGCTGCTCTGCGTCGTGCGGAACGCCAACTCGCTGCCGATTGCCGGCTTTTGATCGCTTTCGATCAATTTGAAGAGTACTTTCTGCTCCGCGGTAGCGCTGCACGGGGGGAAAATCAACCATTGAATTCGACTGAGACAACCATCATCATCGACGAGTCGACACTCACTCCCATTCGTGATTTTCTCAAAGATTTTCTAACTAATCCCCCCGGGCGAACTACTATTCTTCTTTCTTATCGCGATGACCATCATCGCCTTTTGGCCCCGCTGCAATTGCCCGTCCGGGAAGAGGGGAAGAACTGGATGACGATCGAACCACTCGATTTTGCAACAGCCGCAAAATTTCTGCGATCGTGTCCTGGCCTGAATGTGCCAGAAGAACGCATGAAGCATGTTCTTCATGAAGCTGCACGGCAGGAAGGTAGTCGTGTTGTAATGCGACCGATCGTCGCCAACTTTCTGGGCCTCATCCTCCAACGAATGTCGAATCACCCGCTGCTCTGGCGACGAACCGACGACCTTCTCCGAGGTTATGTGCGTGACTGTTTGGGCGATGAAATTAAAGAAGAACGCGGTCGTGTTCTGCGTGCCTTGCTAACGGATTTTCACACGGCCCGACCTCGTTCCGTCTCGGACATTGCCCAGGAAACAGGTCTCGAAACGACTGCTTTGGATGTGCAACTCGAACAATTCGGCCATGCGGGTCTCGTACGCTGTGTCAGTGCAGATGCCGCCGACCATGGACGACGAGTCTTCCAGATCTCGCACGACTTTCTGGCCACGCTGATCGAGCGGGTGCTCGACGGCATGCATCGAACTTTCTGGCGTATTGTGCGACCTTGGCTCGCTCCCACCACTACAGTCCTTGTGATCGGGCTTGTTTTCATCTTTCCCTGGGTGCAGAAGCAGCGGGCGATCGAACATCTCGCAAATGCGGGTTTCACCTGGAATGAATCGACATCGACAATTACCGTCGGTACAGAAGAAGGCAGAAGCATCAAAAAACTGGATCACCTCAAAGCTGCCTTCCGCAGACTGAAACCACGCAACCTTGATCTCAGCGGTTGCAAGGCGTTGCAAAATGTGCACGGCCTCAAAGGACTTACCTCACTCCAAACCCTTGATCTCAGCAGGCGCGATCGCGATCAGTTTCTCAATGGCCCTCCATTCTTTATGTCGTTACAAAACGTGGACGATCTCAAAGGACTTACCTCACTCCAAACCCTTGATCTCAGTGGTTGCGCTTCGCTGCAAAACGTGGACGGCCTCAATGGACTGACTTCGCTCACAACCCTTGATCTCAGTGGTTGCGCTTCGCTGCAAAACGTGGACGGCCTCAATGGACTTACCTCACTCCAAACCCTGGATCTCAGAGATTGCGAATCGTTGCGAAACGTGGACGGCCTCAAAGAACTGACCTCACTCAGAACCCTTGATCTCAGTGATTGCAGGTCGCTGCAAAACGTGGACGGCCTCAAAGAACTGACCTCGCTCAGAACCTTGGATCTCAGTGATTGCAGGTCGCTGCAAAACGTGGACGGCCTCGAAAAATTCACTTCGCTCACACAACTTGAGCTCAGAGGTTGCAGTAAGTTGCAAAACGTGGAAGGCTTTAGGGGTCTGACCTTGCTCCAAACACTAGATCTCAAGCAGTGCCTTTCGCTGGAAAACGTGAACGGCCTCAATGGTCTGAAGTCATTAAGAAATCTTGATCTCAGTGATTGCAGGTCACTGCAAAACGTGGACGGCCTCAATGGACTTACCTCACTCCAAATCCTGGATCTCAGTGGTTGCGATTCACTGCAAAACGTGAACGGTCTCGAGAAATTGACTGCACTCCAAACCCTGGATCTCAGTGGTTGCGATTCACTGCAAAACGTGAACGGTCTCGAGAAATTGACTGCACTCCAAACCCTGGATCTCAACAATTGCTCGTCGCTGCAAAACGTGGACGGTCTCGAGAAATTGACTTCGCTCCAAACCCTGTATCTCAGCAGTTGCGATTCGTTGCAAAACTTGAACGGCATCGAGAAATTGACTGCACTCCAAACCATTTCTCTCGGTGGTTACACGTCGTTGCAAAACGTGAACGGTCTCGAGAAATTGACTTCGCTCCAAACCCTGTATCTCTACTATTGCGATTCGTTGCAAAACTTGAACGGCATCGAGAAATTGACTGCACTCCAAACCCTGTATCTCAGCAGTTGCGATTCGTTGCAAAACTTGAACGGCATCGAGAAATTGACTGCACTCCAAACCCTGTATCTCAGCGATTGCGATTCGTTGCAAAACTTGAACGGCCTCAAAGGACTTACTTCGCTCCAAACCCTGCATCTCAACGATTGCGATTCGTTGCAAAACTTGAACGGCATCGAGAAATTGACCTCGCTCAGAACCCTGGATCTCAACAATTGCTCGTCGCTGCAAAACGTGGACGTCCTCCAGGGCCTGACTTCGCTCACAACCCTTGACCTCGGCAGTTGCAAGGCGCTGAAAAACTTGAACGGCATCGAGAAATTGACTTCGCTCAGAACCCTGGATCTCAGATATTGCAATTCGCTGCCCAGGGAAAGCTGGGCTACGCTCAAAACTTCGCTGCCGAACACCAAGATAATTTTTCCCTGA